One genomic segment of Chelmon rostratus isolate fCheRos1 chromosome 22, fCheRos1.pri, whole genome shotgun sequence includes these proteins:
- the LOC121625525 gene encoding tetraspanin-8-like, giving the protein MAVNKCVKYLLFFFNLLFWISGCIILGVSIYLKVSKDGNLITNESLPGIDLMIAIGVIIMVLGFLGCCGAIKENRCMLLLFFISLLLIFILLVAAGIVGAVSENKVKDWIKERLEKLTPLSKQPDDVKADLEKLQKELKCCGLVNGPSDWEKLPDSCRCNGTEPECKSSVYTTPCSTQIIRLMEKNMEVVLGIAFAIAILLIFGMVFAMILYCQIGRKDAATTA; this is encoded by the exons ATGGCTGTGAATAAATGCGTCAAAtaccttctcttcttcttcaaccTTCTTTTCTGG ATTAGTGGTTGCATCATCCTCGGTGTCTCCATCTACCTGAAAGTCAGCAAGGATGGAAACCTG atcACTAATGAATCTCTTCCCGGCATCGACCTGATGATCGCCATCGGAGTGATCATCATGGTGCTCGGCTTCCTGGGCTGCTGTGGAGCCATCAAAGAGAACcgctgcatgctgctgctg tTCTTCATCAGCCTCCTCTTAATCTTCATCCTCCTGGTGGCAGCGGGCATCGTGGGAGCCGTGAGCGAGAATAag gtgaaggACTGGATCAAGGAGCGTCTGGAAAAGTTGACCCCTCTGTCAAAACAACCCGACGATGTGAAGGCCGACCTGGAGAAACTGCAGAAGGAG ctgaAGTGTTGTGGTCTTGTGAACGGACCATCAGACTGGGAGAAGCTTCCCGACTCCTGCCGCTGCAATGGCACCGAACCAGAATGCAAGTCCTCCGTCTACACCACG CCCTGCTCCACCCAAATCATCCGTCTGATGGAGAAAAACATGGAGGTGGTGCTGGGTATCGCCTTTGCCATCGCAATCCTGCTg ATTTTCGGCATGGTCTTCGCCATGATTCTCTACTGTCAGATCGGCAGAAAGGACGCCGCCACCACCGCCTGA
- the LOC121625731 gene encoding 23 kDa integral membrane protein-like — MARCRSYLRGLAICVTVLLLVSGVVMMGVGFASIDGNTPVAELFDQLSSSDGLLVLQVFGPVTVILSVLGICAATLDLKPLLLVFSALIFVEFVALMVVASPLVQVQAQMDGAVDEVFLNVTPLHRAERYIQSELNKLQTSNSCCGLRSFEDWENQLPASCFCTPPAPPPASDLQPSSQSGNSSSDGPCVMVGSDLYPPTSQLTDKLWVHSKPCGPILKSYLSFPIKLRIGIISAFATITMAAIALCLALGLEKYWRTPPVETTVDDFNRVKYQPKPSLT; from the exons ATGGCTCGCTGCAGGAGCTACTTGCGAGGACTCGCcatctgtgtcactgtgctgctactg gtgtctgGTGTGGTGATGATGGGCGTCGGATTTGCCTCCATCGACGGCAACACGCCGGTTGCTGAG tTGTTTGACCAGTTGTCCAGTAGTGATGGTTTACTGgtcctgcaggtgtttggtccGGTCACAGTGattttgtctgttctgggcaTCTGTGCTGCAACGCTGGACCTCAAAcctctgctgctggtg TTTTCTGCTCTGATTTTCGTGGAGTTTGTGGCTCTGATGGTTGTTGCCTCACCGCTGGTTCAGGTCCAAGCTCAG ATGGACGGCGCGGTGGACGAGGTGTTCCTGAACGTAACTCCCCTCCACAGAGCAGAGCGCTACATCCAGAGCGAACTGAACAAACTGCAGACCTCC AACTCCTGTTGTGGTTTGAGGAGTTTTGAGGACTGGGAGAATCAACTTCCTGCGTCCTGTTTCTGCACGCCgcccgctcctcctcctgcctccgaCCTGCAGCCGAG CTCTCAGTCTGGGAACTCCAGCTCCGACGGACCCTGTGTGATGGTGGGCAGCGACCTTTACCCCCCCACCTCACAGCTCACGGATAAATTATGGGTTCATTCAAAG CCCTGCGGTCCCATCCTGAAGAGCTACCTGAGCTTCCCCATCAAGCTCAGGATCGGAATCATCTCTGCCTTCGCCACCATCACG atggCGGCCATTGCTCTGTGTCTGGCGCTCGGCCTGGAGAAATACTGGAGGACGCCGCCAGTAGAAACGACAGTCGATGACTTCAACAGAGTGAAATATCAGCCTAAGCCCTCCCtgacctga